attatattaattaacattttgtttaaatcacaagattttttatatttaccaGCTAGCTTCACAGATATATAGTACACATATTTTGGTATAATATTGCTAGCTTCACAGATATATAGTACACatgcaaccaaagtttcattTGTTTGTTCCTCTTGTGTAGAAATTCTTATTATGACTTCAGTTTCTTGTTGTGCAACTTGGGCAAGTATAAAACCAAATTCTCAACTGAAACAGTTATAGAAGGCCTAAATACTTCTGTTCTGGCAGGTTCTTGATGGGCTCTTGAGCAAGTATGAATCCTCTTGTCATGGACCAGAGAAGTGGCGGAAAGTagttctttttcttcaacaaAGGTTCTTGTATCCTGTGTTACTTTCTATTATGTATGGTGGTTGGCTATGAAGTTCTTTTCtgatattatttgatttgtcCAGTTTGGAGGGTCCACTTCTGGACTTCATCAAGAAGCAAATCGATCATATTGGGGCAGAAAAGAGTTCTCTTGCTCTGAAATGCCGTTCAATTGAAGACAAGATAGAATTGCTTAACAAGCAACTGGAAGCTAGTGAGAAGTATAAATCTGAGTACCTGAACCGCTATCAGGATGCTATCAAAGACAAGGAAAAACTTACAGATGACTACATGAACCGTATAAacaatttgcaaaaaaaatatagttccttggaagagaagtcctCTAACTTATCAAAAACACTTGATATAGCAAGACAGGAATGTACGGAttggaaaaggaaatatgagTTGGTTTTATCAAAGCAGAAGGCTGAAGAAGATCAGTTTGGTGCAGAAGTTGCGATGCTCAGATCGAAAAGTTCTGCTGCTGAAGCAAGATTGGCAGCAGCTCAGGAGAAAGCTCAATCTGCTCATGAAGAGGCAGAGGAGTGGAAGCGTAAATATGATATTGCTGTCAGAGAAACGAAAAATGCTCTAGAGAAAGCTGCTGCTGTCCAAGAACGCACAAATTATCAAACGCAATCAAGAGAAGCTGCTCTAAGAGAAGAATTTTCAAGTGCACTGGCAGAAAAGGTATAAATTCTTTCATGCTGGAGGAAATAATACATTTGTTTGCATCTCTTTATACTGGGACCAGTTGTGTGACTTTATTCTTCTGTAATAATATCAACAGGAGGAAGAAATGAAGGAGAAGACCTCAAGGATTGAGGAAGCTGAGCAGCGTTTGACAACTTTGAGTTTGGAGTTGAAGGTAAGGTTCAGACAAGAGTAATCATTTGATTAATATGTGATAGCTTTGTGCATATTCCTCCCCATTATAGCTTAACTATCCTCCTTGCACAACTTTTGTGGTCAGATTAGTTGCTCGTAAAGCATTCAGTTTTTTTGGTTAAGGTTCTTGTAAGTAGCTGCCAAATGTATCGACTCTTATGCCCAGGAAAATTCCACCTTTTCAACTTCTACCTATTTTTTCTGAAAAGAGAAGCTTACAATAACTTTCTGGCAGCTTTGTTTCTTTCCCTTCCTTTCGTTCTTTTTTCGGGGAGGGGAGCTAGTTGGTTTATATGCTATATTTTGTTAAGCTGAACCTTGTTTCATTCTTTTTGGGGGAGGGGAGCTAATTGTAGTTGGTTTATATGCTATATTTTGTTAAGCTGAACCTTGTTCTTCACAGATTCGTttggttgtttttttaaattttattttctcttctgtTTTCTTGCTTGAGCGTGCACCTGTCATTCTGATCTCTACCAGAATCCATATCTGTAAGTAATCTTGATGTAAATTAGTGCCTGCAACTTATTTTGTCTGATGTTACTGGCTATAGGCTGCTGAATCAAAGCTTAAGAACTATGATCTGGAGACATCAAGATTAAAGCTTGAAATCAGGGAGCTAGGTGAAAAGGTAGAAGGAGCTAATATGGCTGTTCTTTCAGCACAAAGCAAAGCCAGGAGTCTGGAACAGGAAAAAATGCATCTCGAGCAGAAGTATCAAGATCAGTTTGACAGATTTGAGGAAATTCAAGAAAGGTGTAAAGCAGCTGAAAAAGAAGCTAAAAGGACAATGGAATTGGCTGATGAAGCCAGAGCCGAAGCAGCTTCTGCCCAGAAGGATAAAAGTGATTTCCAGCGTGTAGCAATGGAAAGATTGGCACAGATTGAGAGGGCTGAAAGGCATGCTGAGACTTTGGAGAGGCAAAGGGCTGACTTGGTTAATGAAGTTGAGAGGTACAGAGCATCTGAAAGGGATGCCTTGTTTAAGGTAGAAATGCTGGAAAACAGAATTAGAGAAAAGGAAACAGAAATTGACTCACTGTTACAGTCAAATAACAGCCAGAGAAAGACCACTGTTCAGGTACTTGAGACTCTATTGGCAAGTGAGCGTGCTGCTCATACAGAGGCAAATAACAGAGCTGAAGCCCTCTCTGTTCAGCTGCAAGCTACTCAGGGGAAGCTTGATGAAGTTTCTCAGGAATTGACTGCTCTTCGATTCGGTGAAAAATCGACAATCGATGGCAGGCTGAGAACTGCTTCCCATGCTAAACGTGGTAGGACCAATGATTATGAAATGGGTGCTGACTCGGTACAAGATACGGTCATGAATGACAAAGTAATCAGAGGAAACAAAAGGACCAAGAGTACCAACAGCCCTATGAAGTTTGGGAGTCCAGAGGATGGTGGTTCTGTGTTTAGGGGGGGTGATGAACCAACCAATAGTGAACAAACAAACCAGGAGGATTACACTAGGTTCACGGTGCAGAAATTGAGGCATGAGCTTACAAGTCACAATTTTGGAGCTGAGCTGTTGCAACTAAGGAATCCTAACAAAAAGGACATCCTAGCTTTGTATGAGAGATGTGTTCTCAAGAAACCATAGTAAAAGTTCGTCAAGAGTAGCTCCTTATATACATTGGTGAACTTTCTAGTACATTCAGATGTTGGTGTGTCGGTATTAGTTTCTTAGTTTCAGTGAGAGGGTAGAAATTATGTGTCTGgatatgataaatttgttaGGTCTTAAGTGTGGAGTGATGTTCATCCTGCATTATTTAGTGTCAAATGTTTACTTTTTAGAACATTGCTGTTCCTGGGCTTGTTTTGCTGTTGTTACAGGACAGTGGCGCGTGCTGTAAAATTTCAGGCTGATGAAAAGTCCTATAGGTTGTGTTTTAAAGTATTTGATCTTGTGTATTCCATTGCAATGGATGAATGGTGTGTTATAAGAATCTTGTTTATAACTTAGGTCTTCATTCATTCATTGCATtctttatatactactatgagAATCTGCAATTCTTATCCCTTAGCAGTTACTCGACAGCTTCAAATTGTTGCCTGAATTTTTCATAATCTCTTAAAAGTATTatactacatatttttaaagttgctTGTCTTTTGAGCTGAATCTTTTCAGCCCTATACAAGGATGCCTCTAGAACatgttttgtgatttttgtcATTGTCCAAATAAAGCCTTAGTCATAATTGGAATATAGAGTTATAGAGTTGTGATAAATGTAAAACTCAATCTTATTGTAGAAGATAGAACCAAAACACAAGTTCAATTTTAAACATGAAGGTCATTTGCAGTTATAGTTAAGTGACAGATGGTATGAAAATGAATCGtgatttataaaaatcattaacCCTATAGGCTATAATACACTTGATTGCATCATCTATCTACTGTCTTACTACTcctattgtttaatttataacaCTATAGTCAATATAGATAATCAATCCATGCACTAACTTTTTACTACAGTTATAATATCAGTATTAATacttaatagtagtagtatatttcaaaataaaaattgtttttattttgatccgttctttaaatttaaaatttttttattttagattttttttatctcttatgATAGTAAAACTTATTCACCTCCACTGACAATATGCATTTCATGGCTCGTTGTGACCACCTCCACTGACAATATGCATTTCATGGCTCGTTGTGAAGGGTCGTACTTCCTTTATCCGATAatagatgttttatttttgttttttagtttgtttctataaaatatttacatttcatttttttaaaaaaagttttccCTTataccaatatataaaaatatattttctctccacttaatacataaaaataatataataacatCTCGTAAAATTTCGTGCCTTCATCCAAGGATGACATCTATCCTCGGACGAGGGAGTAgtatgattttataataataaaagtaatcctactattattatatacttaaataaaatataaacaaactaaatttatactcctacaaatttcccaaaaatacAGCTCTCCCCGTCCCTAGTATCAATCAAATCCTCCCCTTCCATCACTTTGAGCTTTTCCGATAATAGTCTGAATCCCAGGTTCGAATTTTGTGATCTGATTCGGGAACATGTACTCTCTTATTCCATGGATTTCTAATTAGCATATTTG
The genomic region above belongs to Salvia hispanica cultivar TCC Black 2014 chromosome 3, UniMelb_Shisp_WGS_1.0, whole genome shotgun sequence and contains:
- the LOC125213517 gene encoding guanylate-binding protein 4-like, translating into MMRLFGRSPAADSPHAASPPTPLPAASPNMSAGPARPIRLVYTDEKGRFHMDPEAVALLQLVKQPVGVVSVCGRARQGKSFILNQLLGRSSGFQVASTHRPCTKGLWLWSTPIRRTALDGTEYSLLLLDSEGIDAYDQTGTYSTQIFSLAVLLSSMFIYNQMGGIDEAALDRLSLVTEMTKHIRVRASGGRSTASELGQFSPIFVWLLRDFYLDLAAEDNRKITPRDYLELALRPVQGGGRDVSAKNEIRESIRALFPDRECYTLVRPLSNENDLQRLDQIPLDKLRPEFRSGLNSFTKFVFERTRPKQMGATVMTGPLFARITQSFLDALNNGAVPTITSSWQSVEEAECQRAYELSTEVYMSAFDRSKPPEEAALREAHEDAVQRSMSSFNDSAVGAGQVRQKYEKRLQTFLKKAFEDIKKDAFREAYLHCTRTIENMERELRTACHAPDAKVDTVLKVLDGLLSKYESSCHGPEKWRKVVLFLQQSLEGPLLDFIKKQIDHIGAEKSSLALKCRSIEDKIELLNKQLEASEKYKSEYLNRYQDAIKDKEKLTDDYMNRINNLQKKYSSLEEKSSNLSKTLDIARQECTDWKRKYELVLSKQKAEEDQFGAEVAMLRSKSSAAEARLAAAQEKAQSAHEEAEEWKRKYDIAVRETKNALEKAAAVQERTNYQTQSREAALREEFSSALAEKEEEMKEKTSRIEEAEQRLTTLSLELKAAESKLKNYDLETSRLKLEIRELGEKVEGANMAVLSAQSKARSLEQEKMHLEQKYQDQFDRFEEIQERCKAAEKEAKRTMELADEARAEAASAQKDKSDFQRVAMERLAQIERAERHAETLERQRADLVNEVERYRASERDALFKVEMLENRIREKETEIDSLLQSNNSQRKTTVQVLETLLASERAAHTEANNRAEALSVQLQATQGKLDEVSQELTALRFGEKSTIDGRLRTASHAKRGRTNDYEMGADSVQDTVMNDKVIRGNKRTKSTNSPMKFGSPEDGGSVFRGGDEPTNSEQTNQEDYTRFTVQKLRHELTSHNFGAELLQLRNPNKKDILALYERCVLKKP